The DNA segment TTACGTCATCGTAGTCCTGGGCCAAGCTTTCGACTTCTCGGTGGATTGTCGCTTTGGCCATCCCTACGACGGTGAAGTCGGATTTCTCTCGGTAGTTCGACCACGCCAAAGAGCTGCCCTGTGGGTCTGCATCGACTAGCAAGACACGTCGCCCGCGACTGGATAGTTCAGTCGCGGTATGAATGGAGAGCGTCGTCTTGCCGACACCGCCTTTTTGGTTCAAGAATGCATAAATCATGTTCGTCGTATTTCTGTGCATCCGATTGCACGTTGTTACGACTTCACGCTACAGGACTTTTTACCCGAGCGCAATCGTTTTCTTCGTCCATTGATCCAAGATCCGAAACGCTCACCCGGCCTCGTCTCGTTTTTTGATCGCGTTGCGTGCTTGGGCTCGTAGGAAGTCGGGGTTCTTGGTTAGGTGACTGTAGACACGGGAGACCATCGCAGTGTCTTTATGTCCCATTAGATGTGCGAGCGAGATTAGGTCGACACCGCCGGTCGTTAGGGCGTTGGTGGCATAGCTATGTCTCGCCCCGTATGCGATGACTCGGAGCCCTACTTTTTCGCTGATCCGGCGTAGGCGGCATTTGATTGCATCTTTCGTCCACGGGTTGTTGCGGGCGTTTAAAAACAAGGTTCCGGTGGGGCGGTCCGTTGCCAAACGATCGAGGATCTCTTTGGCTTCCGGCGGTAGGAAAATGACTCGGGGGGCCGTTTCGCCTTTGGATTCATCGGCGGGGAACAGGACGAGATCGTCGTGGAGGTGTTTCTTTTCGACGATACGGGCCTCTTTGGGCCGGCAGCCGGTCAAGTAAAGAAAATCGAGAAGCTCAACGAGCGGTCCTGTGGCGGCGTCTTTAATTTGTTGCCATTGGTCACTTGTGTAAACCACGTCTCGGCGTTTCCGCCGTGGCTTGCGAACCTTCGGTAGAGGGGTGTACTTCAGATAGCCCCTTCGACGGCCCAGTTGAGCATCCGCTGAACGATCGCGATGGCGTCGTTGGTAGCGGTGTCAGATCAGTGGGGATTGTTGCCGGTCCACTTGGTGATGTGGTGCTTCTTAAGCTGGCCTACCTTCATTCGTTTGCTGACCGACGCGATAAAGCTCTTCAGGTACAGCAAATTGTTGTTGTAGGTCCCCTGTTTCCGATTGTTCTGGACCCAATCCAGATATTTCTGGGATAGATCGTAGAGGGTTGTGATTTCAGCACTGACCGAAGTCTGGTCGCACATCAATTCGTGGAATTTTTTATCGGCGGCTTCTTTTTCTTTGCCGAGCCTGATCTGACGTCCGTCGATGGAGCAGTACCAGGTTTTGGTCTGCTTTCGGTAGAACGGTTTGCTTGGCCGTGCCATGATTGCTCTCCGATTACGTGCATAGTTTCGTGCATGTGCCGGTAAAAGGATTGCAATGGTTGCTGTCAGGGCAAGAAAAAACCCTGCTTTCGCAGGGTTTTTTGAGTGGGCGATACAGAACTCGAATCTGTGACCTCCACGATGTCAACGTGGCGCTCTAACCAACTGAGCTAATCGCCCTTGTGAGGTGCCTTGTGGGCCTCCATTCCTCACGGTTAAACAAGTTTGCTTCTTGGAAATCGGCTTTGGATTTCAAAAAAGTGAATGTCTTGTTTCGCGTGAGGGTTCGGTAGTTTGTGAAGAGTTTGCGTTTGCGTCAAGCCCCTCTTTTTTGATCCCGATATCGTTACAGGAGAAAGGCAAATAGGGTAAAACCGGCAAAATCGGCTTAATCTCTGTTGACTTGTGGGTTGCAGACCCCCGATACTCTCTAGTCAATGGTTCTTCACTACAATGCGCTGCTGGCGTGCTAGGTATGAGGGTTCTTGTTTTGAACCCTTGCGATTGCCCTGGGCTAGTGAGGAGGCCTTTCGATTCACATCCGCTGGGAACACCACCCGGCTAAGGAGCGACTTTTTGGTGGCACTGGCACGACGACCCCCACAAACCGAACAACGCGATTCCACTCGCATTAATGCCCAAATTCGAATCACTCCTATTCGTGTCATCGCGGATGACGGAGAGCAGTTGGGGATCATCCCGACTGAAGAAGCTCTCGAAAAGGCCCGCGAATCAGGCTTGGACTTGGTGGAAGTCGCTCCGACTGAGCGACCTCCGGTTTGCCGAATCATGGATTACGGCAAATATAAGTACGAGAAGAATAAGAAAAAGAATCACGGTGGAACTCACAACAAAACCAAAGAAATCCGGCTTCGTCCCAAAACGGGTCAAGAGGATATCAATACCCGCGTGAGGCAGGCGATTAAATTCCTGCAGCACAAGGACAAAGTCCAGGTATCGGTCTTGTTTCGTGGGCGTGAAATGGCTCACATCGAAGAAGGCCGTAAGGTCATGCAATCGGTGATTGAGACCTTGAGTGAGTATGGCAAGGTCGAAACGACTCCGCAGCAACACGGTCGTCGTATGATCTGCATGATCGCTCCCCGCTAGTGCACCACTAAAGTCCGCCAACCGCACGCGATCGCGCTGCGGGTGGTGGCTTCTGGGTGATGAGCCGTCCGTTTATCGGTGAGCCGTCCGTTTACCGGAACGTGTGCTTCCTGCACATGGTGGATGATTTCTCGCGCCTACCCGCCTCTCCCTCGCTCTGCGCTTCGATATGGCTTTGACGATTGAACAGTTTTCTCGGTCTCTCGTCTCTTTGGCCCCGCTAAAGCTGGCGGAATCCTGGGATAACGTCGGCCTGTTGGTCGGTGACCGCAAAGCGAGTGTTCAGCGTGTCATGGTCTGTCTGACGATTACCCCTGCCGTTGTTGCCGAAGCGGTTTCTCGGCAGGTTGATCTGGTTATCAGCCACCATCCCCTGCCCTTCAAGCCGCTTCCTCGGTTGACTCGAGATACGATCGCCGGAGGGATGTTGCTAGACCTGATTCAAGCACGCGTCGCCGTTTATAGCTCGCACACCGCTTGGGATTCGGCTTCCGGCGGCGTTAACCGCCAGTTGGCCGACCTGCTCTGTTTGGATTCGGTGGTTCCTTTGGTCCCGTTTGAATCCCCGGCGGACGACGCGACCGAGCCGCTTGGGGCCGGCCGCTGCGGGCGATTTGTCGAACCGGTGACGGTCCGAGAGTTGGCTGCACGGATTGGTGAGGCGACTGCTTCCAGTCGAGTTCGTTTTGTGGGAAATCCCGAACATCGCGTTGCCAAAGTTGCGTTCGCCTGCGGCAGTGGCGGCAGTTTCCTGGATGCGGCAGCTCGAGTGGGTTGCGATGCAATGGTGACCGGCGAAGCGACTTTCCATACCTGCCTGGATGCGGAATCGCGGGGGATTGGGCTG comes from the Roseimaritima multifibrata genome and includes:
- a CDS encoding tyrosine-type recombinase/integrase encodes the protein MVYTSDQWQQIKDAATGPLVELLDFLYLTGCRPKEARIVEKKHLHDDLVLFPADESKGETAPRVIFLPPEAKEILDRLATDRPTGTLFLNARNNPWTKDAIKCRLRRISEKVGLRVIAYGARHSYATNALTTGGVDLISLAHLMGHKDTAMVSRVYSHLTKNPDFLRAQARNAIKKRDEAG
- the infC gene encoding translation initiation factor IF-3; the protein is MALARRPPQTEQRDSTRINAQIRITPIRVIADDGEQLGIIPTEEALEKARESGLDLVEVAPTERPPVCRIMDYGKYKYEKNKKKNHGGTHNKTKEIRLRPKTGQEDINTRVRQAIKFLQHKDKVQVSVLFRGREMAHIEEGRKVMQSVIETLSEYGKVETTPQQHGRRMICMIAPR
- a CDS encoding Nif3-like dinuclear metal center hexameric protein gives rise to the protein MALTIEQFSRSLVSLAPLKLAESWDNVGLLVGDRKASVQRVMVCLTITPAVVAEAVSRQVDLVISHHPLPFKPLPRLTRDTIAGGMLLDLIQARVAVYSSHTAWDSASGGVNRQLADLLCLDSVVPLVPFESPADDATEPLGAGRCGRFVEPVTVRELAARIGEATASSRVRFVGNPEHRVAKVAFACGSGGSFLDAAARVGCDAMVTGEATFHTCLDAESRGIGLVMLGHYASERFAMESMAAQLAGLHPDLTIWPSENEADPIRQL